DNA sequence from the bacterium genome:
TGACGCTTCAGGCCGTAGTGCAGCACCAGATTGCCGGCGACGAACAGCACCAGCAGACCGATCACGAGGTAGAGGACGGTGTTACCGCGCTGGTTGGCGAGCGGTGATCGCATGCGGCATGGGTAGCACATCGCCGCTCGCTGGCAACGTTGCGCTGGCGGCGCCGGCCCCGTAGGGTCGCGCTGCACTCGCCATGGAGGACCCATGCGGACGCGTCGCCTTCTCGCCTTCCTCGTCGTGCTGCTGTTGCCCCTCGCCGCCGCGGCGGAGCTGTCGCAGCAACTGCAGCAGCAGCTCGCGACCGGCAAGTACGTCTACATCTCCTCGACGCGAAAGGACGGCTCGCTGAGCAAGCCGGCCGAGATCTGGTACCTCTGGCACGACAACGCGGTCTACGTCGGCACCCGCCCGACCTCGTGGCGCGTGCGCCGCATCAAGGCCGGCCGCCCGCAGGCCAAGATCGCCGTCGGCTCGGTCGACGCGGCCTCCTTCATGGCCACCGGCTCGCTGGTGAGCGACCCGAAGATCGAAGCGCTGCTCATGCGGACCTTCGCCGAGAAGTACCCCGACGGCTGGACACAGCACGAGGAGAGTTTCCGCCAGGGGTTCAAGGATCGGACGCGGGTGATCGTGAAGTACGTGCCCACCCCCTGAGTCGGCACCCGGGACACGGAGCCGCGCCATCGCATGGACCGCATCGCCGCGCTCACCGCTCGGGCGGCGCGTCTGCGGGCGCACGTCGTCGGCATCGCCGCGGCGCAACTCTGCCACCTCGGCGGCTCGCTGTCCTGCGCCGACCTGATGGCGGCGCTGTTCTTCGACGTTCTGCAGCTCGACGACACCGCGCGGCGGCGCCGCGACCGGTTCCTGCTCAGCAAGGGGCACGCCGTGCACATCCTCCACGCCTGCCTCGCCGAGCGCGGCCTGATCGATCCGGCCGAGTTGCCGCGGAGCGGCCAGCTCGGCAGCCGGTTGGGCGGGCATCCGACCATGCGCGCCCCGGGCATCGAGCTCGCGACCGGCTCCCTCGGGCACGCGCTGTCGGTCGGGCTCGGCATCGCGATGGCGGAACAGCTCGACGGCTCGCCGTCGCGCACCGTGGTGCTGCTCGGCGACGGCGAGTTGCAGGAGGGCACGGTGTGGGAAGCGGCGCTGTGCGCGCCGCGCTTCCGCGTGCCCAACCTGCTGGCGATCGTCGACTACAACCGCTTCCAGTCCGCCGGCGCCGTCGACGAGGTCCTGCCGCTCGAGCCGCTGGCCGACAAGTGGCGGGCCTTCCGCTGGCGGGTGCGCGAGATCGACGGCCACGACATGGCGGCGGTCTGCGCCGCGCTCGACGCGGCGCCGGCCGCCGACGCGCCGACGGTGCTGATCGCCCACACCGTGAAGGGCAAGGGCGTGCCCGGCGTCGAGGGCACGGCGCGCGCCCACTACACGCGGCTCAGCGACGAGGAAGCGGCGCGCGCCTATGCGGCGCTGGGAGCGACGCCGTGAGCCTCGGCGGCTATCGCACCGCGCTGGCCGGCATGCAGGTGGTGGGCGAGCTCGCCGCCGCCGATCCGCGCGTCGTGCTGGTGTCGCAGGACTTCGGCCCGGTGCGCGGCTTCACCGATCGCTTCCCCGACCGCCACTTCGACGTCGGCATCAGCGAGGAGAACCTGATCGGCGTCGCCGCCGGCCTCGCCCACGCCGGCAAGCTGCCCTTCGTCCTCGGCA
Encoded proteins:
- a CDS encoding transketolase, with the protein product MDRIAALTARAARLRAHVVGIAAAQLCHLGGSLSCADLMAALFFDVLQLDDTARRRRDRFLLSKGHAVHILHACLAERGLIDPAELPRSGQLGSRLGGHPTMRAPGIELATGSLGHALSVGLGIAMAEQLDGSPSRTVVLLGDGELQEGTVWEAALCAPRFRVPNLLAIVDYNRFQSAGAVDEVLPLEPLADKWRAFRWRVREIDGHDMAAVCAALDAAPAADAPTVLIAHTVKGKGVPGVEGTARAHYTRLSDEEAARAYAALGATP